A genomic region of Trifolium pratense cultivar HEN17-A07 linkage group LG3, ARS_RC_1.1, whole genome shotgun sequence contains the following coding sequences:
- the LOC123917551 gene encoding thylakoid lumenal 19 kDa protein, chloroplastic, protein MATIFSSPPPPPIFSSSSSSTTTTTTTTTISKPYLSFKHQQPLATTLTAAAAIATILTASPPSLAAESSPYNIYYGTAASAANYGGYGGNSNKKDSAEYIYEVPEGWKERLISKVEKGTNGTDSEFYNPKKKTEREYLTFLSGFRQLAPKDAVLNNLALSDVNLQDIISNADNVSTEEVKDEKGQVYYVYEIDGVAFHSLISVTCANNKLYAHFVNAPTPEWNRDKDVLTHVHKSFKTIV, encoded by the coding sequence ATGGCCACCATTTtctcatcaccaccaccaccacccattttctcctcctcctcctcctccactaccaccaccacaaccaccaccaccatatcaAAACCTTACCTCTCTTTCAAACACCAACAACCTCTAGCCACAACTTtaacagcagcagcagcaataGCCACTATTCTCACAGCATCACCACCATCATTAGCAGCAGAATCATCTCCTTACAATATCTACTACGGAACCGCGGCAAGCGCCGCAAACTACGGAGGATACGGTGGAAACTCAAACAAGAAAGACTCAGCTGAATACATTTATGAAGTACCAGAAGGTTGGAAGGAACGTTTAATCTCAAAAGTTGAAAAAGGTACAAATGGAACAGATAGTGAATTCTATAACCCAAAGAAGAAAACAGAAAGAGAATATTTAACTTTCCTTTCTGGGTTTCGTCAATTAGCACCAAAAGATGCTGTTTTGAACAATTTGGCACTTTCTGATGTGAATTTGCAAGATATAATTAGTAATGCTGATAATGTTAGTACTGAAGAAGTGAAAGATGAAAAGGGTCAagtttattatgtttatgagaTTGATGGTGTTGCTTTTCATAGCTTGATTTCTGTTACTTGTGCTAATAATAAGCTTTATGCTCATTTTGTTAATGCTCCTACTCCTGAGTGGAATAGAGATAAGGATGTTCTTACTCATGTTCATAAGTCTTTTAAGACTAttgtttaa
- the LOC123917550 gene encoding uncharacterized protein LOC123917550 gives MGSVDRDDNRIIKMNFTTDGAAKLRESVTEKLKEFMGEYTDDTLVEYVIVILRNGKSKEQAKNELNVFLGDDSDSFVSWLWDHLHLNLALYVKPEKPLDEAPKRKLISEIQAGGDGFQHSKSELERGNSSKSSRSRHNKDWKGLVREEAEAPTIRISEVDNAHLEEKVRPKVNRGRKSLSPKPAIHRKRGRADEQQRMKRDLVSQVNIAAPRRLLQFAVRDAVGTPRTSSLGTSVEPSLKRLRSVVSTSSADSALVEHYQHVQPTSRVPNAMSTVIKAVAEAAKDVKSKSSGSVFDRLGCGMDSSADNSQLDYQHQEQNQPVHLQRTDYDAQYAANTTTMEHETGFPYDSNSDNEGCHDLNVIGRGVAGTSQIGSSVGNRGSDSLMVQYSVAKNADDILRLKQNREQEQSAAAHNTSRKIVNISVNVNTWKPEQYQEPREVVELDGHKILDKKTGESRSNMHLVKEKANALKISNGNVNIAPDAQKESSKANHTTGSSVAVRPSEDVDSRTIFVSNVHFAATKDGLSQHFNKFGEVLKVIIVTDAATGQPKGAAYVEFMLKEAADNALSLDGTSFMSRILKVVKKSAAHQESAPTATWPHVVRGSSFPTARFPRPPFARGIPGSFRPRPPMKLGARSMQWKRGDTQANPANSGSSVNSGNITMPATRGLTYVRTQSKPEGLGTT, from the exons ATGGGGAGTGTTGATCGAGATGATAATCGGATTATTAAGATGAATTTCACTACTGATGGTGCGGCGAAGCTTAGAGAGAGTGTTACGGAGAAGCTTAAGGAATTCATGGGGGAATACACCGATGATACTCTTGTG GAATATGTTATCGTTATATTGAGGAATGGCAAGAGCAAAGAACAAGCGAAGAATGAGTTGAATGTTTTTTTGGGCGATGACAGTGATTCTTTTGTATCCTG GCTGTGGGATCATCTACATTTGAATTTAGCTTTGTATGTAAAACCGGAAAAACCGCTGGATGAAGCTCCTAAAAGAAAGCTCATATCCGAAATTCAAGCTGGGGGTGATGGCTTTCAGCATTCAAAATCAGAGTTAGAAAGAGGAAATTCTAGCAAGTCTTCTAGAAGTCGGCATAACAAAGATTGGAAAGGACTGGTGAGAGAAGAAGCTGAAGCACCTACTATTAGAATTTCTGAGGTTGACAATGCTCATTTAGAAGAAAAAGTCCGACCAAAAGTCAATCGTGGTCGAAAGTCACTATCTCCTAAACCTGCAATTCATAGGAAAAGGGGTCGAGCTGATGAACAACAAAGGATGAAG AGGGATCTTGTCTCACAAGTAAATATTGCTGCTCCTCGACGGTTGCTTCAATTTGCAGTTCGAGATGCAGTGGGTACTCCAAGGACATCCAGTTTAGGCACGTCAGTGGAGCCTTCCCTAAAACGTCTTCGTTCTGTGGTTTCTACATCCTCTGCTGATTCAGCTTTGGTTGAACATTATCAGCATGTGCAACCCACTTCCCGGGTGCCAAATGCAATGTCTACAGTGATTAAAGCTGTGGCGGAAGCTGCAAAGGATGTGAAGTCCAAATCCTCAGGAAGTGTATTTGATAGACTTGGTTGTGGTATGGATTCATCAGCTGATAACAGCCAACTTGATTATCAACATCAGGAACAAAATCAACCAGTGCATCTTCAAAGAACTGATTATGATGCGCAATATGCTGCAAATACAACTACGATGGAACATGAAACTGGTTTTCCTTATGATTCTAATTCAGATAATGAAGGTTGTCATGATTTAAATGTCATAGGTCGTGGGGTGGCTGGAACTTCTCAGATCGGCTCCTCTGTTGGAAACAGGGGCAGTGATTCACTCATGGTGCAGTATAGTGTAGCAAAAAATGCTGATGACATTTTGCGTCTAAAACAGAACCGAGAACAGGAGCAATCTGCTGCTGCACATAACACTTCTCGTAAAATAGTGAATATTTCAGTTAATGTAAATACTTGGAAGCCAGAGCAATACCAGGAACCAAGAGAGGTTGTAGAATTAGATGGTCATAAAATTTTAGACAAGAAAACTGGAGAATCAAGATCCAACATGCATCTGGTGAAGGAGAAAGCAAATGCTCTGAAAATTAGTAATGGAAAT GTAAACATTGCTCCTGATGCTCAGAAAGAGTCTAGCAAGGCAAACCATACTACTG GTTCTAGTGTTGCTGTTCGTCCTTCAGAAGATGTTGATTCCAGAACCATATTTGTTAGCAAT GTTCATTTTGCTGCTACCAAAGATGGCTTGTCTCAGCATTTTAATAAATTTGGGGAAGTGTTGAAAGTAATTATAGTTACTGATGCTGCAACTGGCCAGCCAAAAGG GGCCGCTTACGTTGAGTTCATGCTAAAAGAAGCAGCAGATAATGCACTATCTCTAGATGGAACTTCTTTCATGTCACGAATTCTCAAG GTTGTAAAGAAAAGTGCTGCCCATCAAGAATCAGCTCCAACTGCGACATGGCCACACGTTGTTAGGGGATCATCGTTTCCTACTGCTAGGTTCCCCAGACCTCCCTTTGCAAGAGGTATTCCTGGTTCATTTAGACCTCGACCCCCAATGAAGCTGGGTGCAAGGAGCATGCAATGGAAGCGGGGGGATACTCAGGCAAATCCAGCCAACAGTGGTTCATCAGTGAATAGCGGCAATATTACCATGCCTGCTACTCGAGGTCTCACCTATGTTAGAACACAATCTAAGCCAGAAGGCTTGGGTACAACATAA
- the LOC123917549 gene encoding zinc finger A20 and AN1 domain-containing stress-associated protein 5, with product MAQRTENEETEFKLVPKSITLCINNCGEIGNVSTNNMCQNCFTASTATTFGIGNGVSSSSQSSMSIRSLKRSFQEESSPIVTDRSLLDQAMFSEAKRVVSRCSGCRKKVGLTGFRCRCGDLFCSEHRYSDRHDCSYDYKAAGREAIAKENPVIRAAKIVKV from the coding sequence atggcTCAGAGAACAGAAAACGAAGAAACAGAATTCAAACTTGTACCAAAATCAATAACACTTTGTATCAACAACTGTGGCGAAATCGGTAACGTTTCAACAAACAACATGTGTCAAAATTGTTTCACGGCGTCAACGGCAACAACCTTCGGAATCGGAAACGGAGTTTCATCTTCATCTCAATCTTCCATGTCTATTCGTTCTCTGAAGAGATCTTTTCAAGAGGAATCATCACCGATTGTTACGGATCGGAGTTTGTTAGATCAAGCGATGTTTTCTGAAGCGAAGCGTGTTGTAAGTCGTTGCTCTGGTTGCCGGAAAAAGGTAGGGTTGACCGGATTCCGATGTAGATGCGGTGATCTTTTCTGTTCGGAACATAGGTACTCCGATCGTCATGATTGTAGCTATGATTATAAAGCTGCTGGAAGAGAAGCGATTGCGAAGGAGAATCCTGTTATCAGAGCTGCGAAAATCGTTAAGGTCTGA